One Devosia lacusdianchii genomic window carries:
- the glmS gene encoding glutamine--fructose-6-phosphate transaminase (isomerizing), whose translation MCGIVGIVGSEPVATRLVDALKRLEYRGYDSAGVATLEGGDISRRRAEGKLGNLAQKLAFEPLDGRIGIGHTRWATHGAPTEQNAHPHATDRVAVVHNGIIENYREMLADLAKDGYLPKTQTDTESVALWVSRELATGADPELAVARTLKKLKGAFALAFLFRGEEGLLIAARHGAPLAIGYGTTEMYLGSDAMALAPFTSRLTYLEDGDWAVITPAGVTIRDGQDAIVHREQQLSQASALMVDKGNHRHFMAKEIYEQPETISHTLSHYVDMGAEKVALRETLPFDFADLSRLTISACGTAYLAGAVAKYWFERYARLPVDIDVASEFRYREPPLEKGGLSLFISQSGETADTLAALRYCAGQGQHVASLVNTLESTIARESSVVFPILCGPEIGVASTKALTAQLTALASLAIAAGRARGVLSVEQESEFVRSLIGLPTAVSEALATERQIMDIAKRLSKAKDVLYLGRGPMFPIAMEGALKLKEISYIHAEGYAAGELKHGPIALVDEDMPVIVVAPSDELVDKTLSNMQEVAARGGKIILITDAEGAETVGHGVADIIVIPHVSSFVAPILATIPVQLLAYHTAVFMGTDVDQPRNLAKSVTVE comes from the coding sequence ATGTGCGGCATTGTCGGGATTGTTGGCAGTGAACCGGTCGCGACCCGGCTGGTCGACGCGCTGAAGCGCCTGGAGTATCGGGGCTATGACAGCGCCGGCGTGGCGACGCTCGAGGGTGGAGACATCAGCCGCCGTCGGGCCGAGGGCAAGCTCGGCAACCTGGCGCAGAAGCTGGCCTTCGAGCCGCTGGATGGCCGCATCGGCATCGGCCACACGCGCTGGGCAACCCACGGCGCCCCCACCGAGCAGAACGCGCATCCCCATGCCACCGACCGCGTTGCCGTCGTGCATAACGGTATCATCGAGAACTATCGCGAGATGCTGGCCGACCTCGCCAAGGACGGCTACCTGCCCAAGACGCAGACGGATACCGAATCCGTCGCGCTGTGGGTCAGTCGCGAATTGGCCACCGGCGCCGATCCGGAACTGGCCGTCGCGCGCACCCTCAAGAAGCTCAAGGGCGCCTTTGCCCTGGCCTTCCTGTTCAGGGGTGAAGAAGGCTTGCTGATCGCCGCGCGTCATGGTGCGCCGCTCGCCATCGGCTATGGCACGACCGAGATGTATCTGGGCTCGGACGCCATGGCGCTGGCTCCGTTCACCTCGCGCCTGACCTATCTCGAGGACGGCGATTGGGCGGTGATCACGCCGGCCGGCGTCACCATCCGCGATGGTCAGGACGCGATCGTGCATCGCGAACAGCAGCTTTCGCAGGCATCGGCTCTGATGGTGGACAAGGGCAACCATCGCCACTTCATGGCCAAGGAGATCTACGAGCAACCTGAAACCATCTCGCATACTTTGAGCCACTATGTGGACATGGGTGCCGAGAAGGTGGCGCTGCGCGAGACCTTGCCCTTCGACTTCGCCGACCTGAGCCGGCTGACTATCAGCGCCTGCGGCACGGCCTATCTCGCCGGCGCGGTGGCAAAATACTGGTTCGAGCGCTATGCGCGCCTTCCTGTTGATATCGATGTGGCATCCGAGTTCCGTTATCGCGAACCGCCGTTGGAGAAGGGTGGTCTTTCGCTCTTTATCTCGCAGTCGGGTGAGACCGCCGACACGCTGGCGGCCTTGCGCTATTGCGCGGGGCAGGGGCAGCATGTCGCTTCGCTGGTCAATACACTGGAATCGACCATTGCCCGGGAATCGAGCGTCGTGTTTCCGATCCTCTGCGGACCAGAAATCGGCGTGGCCTCGACCAAGGCGTTGACGGCACAATTGACGGCGTTGGCCAGCCTCGCCATCGCGGCGGGCCGCGCGCGCGGTGTGCTGAGCGTCGAGCAGGAAAGCGAATTCGTGCGGTCGCTGATAGGTCTGCCGACTGCCGTTTCCGAGGCATTGGCGACTGAACGGCAGATCATGGATATCGCCAAACGCCTGTCCAAGGCCAAGGACGTGCTCTATCTCGGCCGTGGTCCGATGTTCCCGATCGCCATGGAAGGCGCATTGAAGCTGAAGGAAATCAGCTATATCCACGCAGAAGGTTATGCGGCAGGTGAGCTGAAGCATGGCCCGATCGCGCTGGTCGACGAAGACATGCCTGTCATCGTCGTGGCGCCTTCGGACGAGCTGGTCGACAAGACTCTGTCCAACATGCAGGAAGTGGCGGCACGCGGCGGCAAGATCATCCTCATCACCGATGCCGAGGGCGCCGAGACGGTTGGCCACGGCGTTGCCGATATCATTGTCATCCCGCATGTCTCGAGCTTTGTCGCACCGATTTTGGCGACGATACCTGTGCAGTTGCTGGCCTATCATACGGCGGTATTCATGGGCACCGACGTGGATCAGCCTCGCAATTTGGCGAAGTCGGTGACGGTCGAGTAG
- the recG gene encoding ATP-dependent DNA helicase RecG encodes MSRPESLSPLFRSLHSIKGVGDKLAALLTRYFGAPEGQEAIALDILMHMPSGVVDRRRQVGIAEAYLNQIVTLRLHIDRHQPPPRGKPHVPHRVFAHDDTGDVQLVFFRAQGGWVEKALPIGEERFVSGQIGFFNGEKQITHPDYVVEPDKFATLPLVEPVYPLTQGLSSKALGKLVRQVLESLPELPEWIDPATIGERKWPSFDDAMRMVHLPANPDEAQLWAPARMRLAYDEYFAGQLTLQLIRSTMVAARGIARNFTGEITQRVAAALPFSLTTGQQQAVDEIRADLASPDRMSRLLQGDVGAGKTVVALMAMAALAESGAQSAMMAPTELLAAQHFKTLKPLCDAAGLGCELLTGKMPAAERRAKLAGIADGEIMIIVGTHALFQSGVEFRNLGLTVVDEQHRFGVHQRLALSDKGKHTDLLVMTATPIPRTLVLTHFGDMAVSVLREKPRGRQPIDTAVLSIGDYGRVISRLQARLGEGAQAFWVCPLVEESEHLDVVAAEDRFAELQKVFGDQVALVHGRMSAAAKQEVMQRFAANELKLLVATTVIEVGVDVPNASIMIIEHAERFGLAQLHQLRGRVGRGSQRSACLLLYKEPLSETAKARLETIKSTEDGFEIAERDLELRGQGDVLGTRQSGMPGYRLAVPDVHRHLLDFAHDDAKALLAANPGLTGADGEAARTALYLFRKDLAIPLIRAG; translated from the coding sequence TTGTCGCGCCCCGAATCTCTCTCGCCGCTCTTCCGTTCGCTGCATTCCATCAAGGGTGTCGGTGACAAGCTGGCCGCCCTGCTGACGCGCTACTTCGGCGCGCCTGAGGGGCAAGAGGCGATCGCCCTCGACATCCTCATGCACATGCCCTCGGGCGTGGTGGACAGGCGCCGCCAGGTGGGTATTGCCGAGGCCTATCTCAACCAGATCGTCACCCTGCGCCTACACATAGACCGCCATCAGCCGCCACCCCGTGGCAAGCCGCATGTTCCGCACCGCGTCTTCGCGCATGACGATACCGGCGACGTGCAGCTGGTCTTCTTCCGCGCGCAAGGCGGTTGGGTGGAAAAGGCTCTGCCCATCGGCGAGGAGCGCTTCGTCTCGGGCCAGATCGGCTTCTTCAACGGTGAGAAGCAAATCACCCATCCCGACTACGTCGTCGAGCCAGACAAATTCGCCACCCTGCCGCTGGTCGAGCCTGTCTATCCGCTAACGCAGGGCCTGAGCTCCAAGGCACTCGGCAAACTGGTGCGGCAGGTGCTTGAGAGCTTACCCGAGCTGCCCGAATGGATCGACCCGGCGACCATAGGCGAGCGCAAATGGCCGAGCTTTGATGACGCCATGCGGATGGTCCACCTTCCCGCCAATCCCGATGAGGCGCAGCTTTGGGCACCTGCCCGCATGCGTCTGGCCTATGACGAGTATTTTGCCGGCCAGCTCACCTTGCAGCTCATTCGGTCAACCATGGTGGCAGCGCGCGGCATTGCTCGCAACTTCACCGGCGAAATCACACAACGCGTCGCGGCGGCCCTGCCATTCTCGCTGACCACTGGGCAGCAACAGGCCGTGGATGAAATCCGGGCCGACCTCGCCTCGCCCGACCGCATGTCTCGTCTGCTGCAGGGCGATGTCGGGGCCGGCAAGACCGTCGTCGCATTGATGGCGATGGCTGCCTTGGCGGAGAGCGGCGCCCAATCGGCGATGATGGCGCCCACCGAACTGCTCGCCGCCCAGCATTTCAAGACCCTCAAGCCGCTCTGCGACGCCGCCGGCCTGGGCTGTGAGCTTCTCACCGGCAAGATGCCGGCCGCCGAACGCCGCGCCAAGCTGGCCGGCATTGCCGACGGCGAGATAATGATCATCGTGGGCACGCATGCGCTGTTCCAGTCCGGTGTCGAATTTCGCAATCTTGGCCTGACGGTCGTCGACGAACAGCATCGCTTCGGCGTGCATCAGCGCCTGGCCCTGTCCGACAAGGGCAAGCACACGGACCTGCTTGTCATGACCGCCACGCCGATCCCGCGCACGCTGGTTCTTACCCATTTCGGCGATATGGCCGTGAGCGTGCTCCGCGAGAAGCCGCGCGGTCGCCAGCCGATTGACACCGCAGTGCTATCCATCGGCGATTATGGCCGGGTCATCTCGCGTTTGCAGGCGCGCCTGGGCGAAGGCGCGCAAGCATTCTGGGTTTGTCCGCTGGTCGAGGAAAGCGAACATCTCGATGTCGTGGCCGCCGAAGACCGCTTCGCCGAGTTGCAAAAGGTGTTTGGCGATCAGGTGGCGTTGGTGCACGGCCGCATGAGCGCCGCCGCCAAGCAGGAGGTGATGCAGCGCTTCGCCGCCAACGAGCTCAAACTGCTGGTCGCCACAACGGTGATCGAGGTCGGCGTTGACGTCCCCAATGCCTCGATCATGATCATCGAGCATGCCGAGCGCTTTGGTCTGGCCCAGCTCCACCAGCTTCGCGGCCGCGTCGGTCGCGGTTCGCAGCGCTCGGCCTGCCTGTTGCTCTACAAAGAGCCATTGAGCGAAACCGCCAAGGCTCGGCTCGAAACCATCAAATCCACCGAGGATGGCTTCGAGATCGCCGAACGCGACCTGGAGCTACGTGGACAGGGCGACGTCCTCGGCACCCGCCAATCCGGCATGCCCGGCTACCGGCTCGCCGTTCCTGACGTGCACCGCCACCTGCTCGACTTTGCCCACGATGACGCCAAAGCATTGCTGGCCGCCAATCCGGGGCTGACCGGCGCTGACGGTGAAGCAGCGCGCACGGCGCTGTATCTGTTCCGCAAGGACCTGGCGATCCCGCTGATCCGGGCGGGGTAG
- a CDS encoding succinate dehydrogenase assembly factor 2 — MTAGEDIAMRRKKLRYRAWHRGTREMDLVLGPYADAHTDAMDHAQLDRLEALMSEEDPPLLKWVMGQEAPPANVDTAFLAEVIADHKARIAK; from the coding sequence ATGACAGCCGGTGAAGACATTGCTATGCGCCGCAAGAAGCTGCGCTACCGCGCCTGGCATCGCGGCACGCGCGAAATGGACCTGGTTCTCGGGCCCTATGCCGACGCGCATACCGATGCCATGGATCATGCTCAACTCGACAGACTCGAGGCGCTGATGAGCGAGGAAGATCCGCCATTGCTCAAATGGGTCATGGGTCAGGAGGCGCCGCCTGCCAATGTCGATACGGCCTTCCTCGCCGAGGTGATTGCCGACCATAAGGCCCGGATCGCCAAATGA
- the mfd gene encoding transcription-repair coupling factor — MNEVVAQRPTRTIANVPDGMQPMVLARLVQQRIEAAPEDAASIVFVARDGRRLQRMADILTALLPGHTILTLPAWDCLPYDRVSPNNVTIAARMNTLAALTSGAKGAVVLTAVNALIQKLPPRDVVETMSFSAATGRIVDSEKLIGWAAKNGYLRVPTVRESGEYAVRGGLVDLFPASAEAPLRFDFFGSQLESIRAFDPDSQRTTGTLKRVDLTPMSEVVLTEETIKRFRQNYTATFGGNTVDDTLYASVSGGSRYSGTEHWLPFFYEHLDTLADYVGDAPFIFDEQAAEAYADRATQVRDYYEAREAARLAPVVAGAGAPYKPIKPELLYAVDSHPYALSGASVVQLSQFMAPGTKAADDAGGHIAPSFAAERQATDTNLFQSVVDRLLAERRNGRRAVVACWSTGTRDRMVQVLKDHGLTNPRLAENWRDAETTSAATTSLVVLPLETGFETKDLLVLSEQDILGERILRPQRKKKASDALTEAASLAAGDLVVHVDHGIGRFLGLKVIEAGGAPHECVELEYGGDTKLYLPVENIELLTRYGSDEGNVTLDKLGGVAWQAKKGKLKKRIREMAEQLIKIAAARLLTRADVVEINAGAYDEFAARFPYEETEDQMAAIEAVFDDVTSGRVMDRLVCGDVGFGKTEVALRAAFAVALSGKQVAVVVPTTLLSRQHFKTFAERFAGLPVRVRQASRMVGSAELKATKDGLADGQVDIVVGTHALLSKTIKFKDLGLLIIDEEQHFGVGHKERLKELKANVHVLTLTATPIPRTLQLALTGVRDLSLLATPPVDRLAIRTFISPFDALSIREALLREKYRGGQSFYVVPRIKDQVEIAEFLKAQVPEVSFVIANGQMPPGELDDIMNAFYDNKFDVLVATTIVESGLDIPNANTLIVHRADHFGLAQLYQIRGRIGRAKARAYALFTVPPDRKLTDTAERRLGVLQSLESLGAGFQLASHDLDIRGAGNLLGDEQSGHIREVGYELYQAMLEEAVANLKNGDEDYEDKNEWSPQISLGMPVMIPEHYVPDLQLRMQLYRRLGDLTDIRDIDAAGAELIDRFGPLPEEVEALLKVILVKALCRQANVEKVDAGPKGAVISLRNNEFPNPASLVRLVSDPANQVRIKPDQKLVFARNWPTPNDRLKGAAAILSRLAKLAENAA, encoded by the coding sequence ATGAACGAAGTGGTTGCCCAGCGCCCAACGCGCACCATCGCCAATGTGCCCGATGGCATGCAGCCCATGGTGCTGGCGCGCCTGGTGCAGCAGCGCATCGAAGCAGCCCCGGAGGACGCCGCAAGCATAGTCTTCGTGGCGCGCGACGGGCGCCGGCTGCAGAGGATGGCAGATATCCTGACGGCGCTGTTGCCGGGGCATACCATTCTGACGCTGCCAGCCTGGGACTGTTTGCCTTACGACCGGGTGTCGCCGAACAACGTAACGATCGCGGCGCGAATGAACACGCTCGCGGCGTTGACCAGCGGTGCCAAGGGCGCCGTCGTGCTGACGGCAGTCAATGCACTGATCCAGAAGCTGCCGCCGCGCGATGTGGTAGAGACCATGTCGTTCTCGGCCGCGACCGGGCGGATTGTCGATAGCGAGAAGCTGATCGGCTGGGCGGCTAAAAACGGCTACCTGCGCGTGCCGACCGTGCGTGAGAGCGGTGAATATGCCGTGCGTGGCGGGCTGGTGGACCTGTTCCCGGCGAGCGCCGAAGCGCCGCTGCGTTTCGACTTCTTCGGCAGCCAGCTCGAATCGATCCGAGCGTTCGATCCCGACAGCCAGCGGACGACCGGTACGCTCAAGCGTGTCGACCTGACGCCAATGAGCGAGGTCGTGCTGACCGAGGAAACCATAAAGCGGTTCCGGCAGAACTATACGGCGACGTTCGGCGGCAACACCGTCGACGACACGCTCTATGCGTCGGTCAGTGGCGGATCGCGCTATTCGGGGACCGAGCACTGGCTGCCGTTCTTCTACGAGCATCTCGATACGCTGGCCGACTATGTCGGGGACGCGCCGTTCATCTTCGATGAGCAGGCGGCGGAGGCTTATGCGGATCGCGCGACGCAGGTGCGGGACTATTACGAAGCACGCGAGGCAGCGCGACTGGCGCCGGTGGTGGCCGGGGCAGGGGCGCCTTACAAGCCGATAAAGCCGGAACTGCTCTATGCCGTCGATAGCCATCCGTACGCGCTTTCCGGCGCATCGGTGGTGCAGCTCAGCCAGTTCATGGCCCCGGGCACGAAGGCAGCTGACGACGCTGGCGGCCATATTGCGCCAAGCTTCGCCGCCGAACGGCAGGCAACCGATACCAACCTGTTCCAGTCCGTCGTGGACCGGCTGCTGGCCGAGCGCCGCAATGGCCGGCGCGCCGTTGTCGCGTGCTGGAGCACGGGCACCCGCGATCGCATGGTGCAGGTGCTCAAAGACCATGGGCTGACCAATCCACGTCTGGCGGAAAACTGGCGTGACGCCGAAACCACCAGCGCCGCGACCACCTCGCTGGTTGTGCTGCCGCTCGAAACCGGTTTCGAGACTAAGGACCTGCTGGTCCTCAGCGAGCAGGACATTCTGGGCGAGCGCATCCTGCGGCCCCAGCGCAAGAAGAAGGCCAGCGACGCCCTCACCGAAGCGGCCAGCCTCGCCGCGGGTGACCTCGTGGTTCACGTCGATCACGGTATCGGCCGCTTCCTCGGGCTCAAGGTGATCGAGGCAGGCGGGGCGCCGCACGAATGCGTCGAGCTCGAATATGGCGGCGATACCAAGCTCTACCTGCCGGTCGAGAATATCGAGCTGCTGACCCGCTACGGCTCCGACGAGGGCAATGTCACGCTCGACAAGCTGGGCGGCGTCGCCTGGCAGGCCAAGAAGGGCAAGCTCAAGAAGCGCATCCGCGAAATGGCGGAGCAGCTCATCAAGATCGCGGCAGCGCGCTTGCTGACGCGGGCCGATGTGGTCGAGATCAATGCCGGCGCCTACGACGAGTTCGCGGCGCGCTTCCCCTATGAAGAGACCGAGGACCAGATGGCCGCCATCGAGGCGGTGTTCGACGACGTGACCTCGGGCCGCGTGATGGACCGGCTGGTCTGCGGCGATGTGGGCTTTGGCAAAACCGAAGTGGCTTTGCGCGCCGCCTTTGCCGTGGCGCTCTCGGGCAAACAGGTCGCGGTGGTGGTGCCGACGACGCTGCTGTCGCGTCAGCACTTCAAGACCTTTGCCGAGCGCTTTGCCGGCCTGCCGGTACGCGTGCGTCAGGCTTCGCGCATGGTTGGGTCAGCAGAGCTCAAGGCCACCAAGGATGGGTTGGCAGATGGTCAGGTCGACATCGTGGTCGGCACTCATGCGCTGCTCAGCAAGACCATCAAATTCAAGGACCTCGGCCTGCTCATCATCGACGAAGAGCAGCATTTCGGCGTGGGCCACAAGGAGCGCCTCAAGGAGCTCAAGGCCAACGTGCACGTGCTGACGCTGACGGCGACGCCGATCCCGCGTACGCTGCAACTGGCGCTGACAGGCGTGCGCGACCTGAGCCTGCTGGCCACGCCGCCAGTGGATCGTCTGGCTATCCGCACGTTCATTTCGCCTTTCGACGCATTGTCGATCCGCGAGGCGCTGTTGCGCGAAAAATATCGTGGCGGCCAGAGTTTCTATGTCGTGCCGCGCATCAAGGACCAGGTCGAGATCGCCGAATTCCTCAAGGCGCAGGTGCCGGAAGTCTCCTTCGTCATCGCCAACGGCCAGATGCCGCCGGGCGAACTCGATGACATCATGAACGCCTTCTATGACAACAAGTTCGACGTGCTGGTGGCGACGACCATCGTTGAGTCCGGCCTCGATATTCCTAATGCCAATACGCTGATCGTGCACCGCGCCGACCATTTTGGCCTGGCGCAGCTCTATCAGATCCGCGGACGCATTGGCCGGGCCAAGGCTCGCGCCTATGCCCTGTTCACAGTGCCACCTGACAGAAAATTGACCGACACGGCCGAACGCCGTCTCGGCGTCCTGCAATCGCTTGAAAGCCTCGGTGCCGGCTTCCAGCTTGCCAGTCACGATCTCGACATCCGCGGGGCAGGCAACCTGCTCGGCGACGAGCAGTCGGGCCACATCCGCGAAGTGGGGTACGAATTGTACCAGGCCATGCTGGAGGAGGCTGTAGCTAACCTCAAGAATGGCGACGAGGATTATGAAGACAAGAACGAATGGAGCCCGCAGATATCGCTGGGCATGCCGGTGATGATCCCCGAGCACTATGTGCCCGATCTGCAATTGCGTATGCAGCTCTATCGCCGGTTGGGCGACCTCACCGATATCCGCGATATCGACGCTGCTGGCGCAGAATTGATCGACCGTTTCGGCCCGCTGCCGGAAGAGGTCGAGGCGTTGCTGAAGGTGATTTTGGTCAAGGCACTCTGCCGCCAGGCCAACGTTGAAAAGGTCGACGCGGGCCCCAAGGGGGCGGTGATTTCCCTGCGCAACAACGAGTTCCCGAACCCGGCCTCGCTGGTGCGGCTGGTCAGCGATCCCGCCAATCAGGTCCGGATCAAGCCCGATCAGAAACTCGTGTTCGCCCGCAACTGGCCGACACCCAATGATCGCCTCAAGGGGGCGGCCGCAATCCTGTCGCGTCTAGCAAAATTGGCCGAAAATGCGGCCTAG
- a CDS encoding invasion associated locus B family protein — MNFRKPLVAGFAVAALMLSPLSAYAQETPAAPAEAPAAETPAAPAAAPTAAAAEGAAATPGQNWLKVCDPLEDGQKACIMRQVVLANGQFLGSFLLRDDPGQESRLLAVAAVPLGVLLPFGLTWQIDGSKPVRVPYMLCDPTSCATQLVINEQYVNSLKRGSVLKLTAKNRQNQDLTIEINLAGFTATYDGEAALTFDEFRQETSGENALEQVLQDRAEELRRQLDGEAAPAEGAEAPAEGAEAPAQ; from the coding sequence ATGAACTTCAGGAAACCCCTCGTCGCCGGATTTGCGGTGGCTGCGCTCATGCTGTCCCCGCTGTCGGCTTACGCTCAGGAAACCCCGGCGGCACCCGCCGAAGCACCCGCTGCCGAAACGCCTGCGGCTCCGGCCGCTGCGCCGACTGCCGCTGCGGCGGAAGGTGCTGCCGCTACGCCCGGCCAGAACTGGTTGAAGGTCTGCGATCCGCTGGAAGACGGCCAGAAGGCCTGCATCATGCGCCAGGTCGTCCTGGCTAATGGTCAGTTCCTGGGCTCGTTCCTGCTGCGCGATGACCCGGGTCAGGAAAGCCGCCTGCTCGCCGTCGCCGCTGTGCCGCTCGGTGTGCTGCTGCCCTTCGGCCTGACCTGGCAGATCGACGGCTCCAAGCCGGTTCGCGTGCCCTACATGCTCTGCGACCCCACGTCGTGCGCGACCCAGCTCGTCATCAACGAACAGTATGTCAATTCGCTCAAGCGCGGCAGCGTGCTCAAGCTCACTGCCAAGAACCGCCAGAACCAGGATCTGACCATCGAGATCAACCTGGCCGGCTTCACCGCCACCTATGATGGCGAAGCTGCCCTGACCTTCGACGAGTTCCGTCAGGAAACCTCGGGCGAGAACGCCCTCGAGCAGGTCCTGCAGGACCGCGCCGAAGAACTCCGTCGGCAGCTCGATGGCGAAGCCGCTCCGGCCGAAGGCGCCGAGGCTCCCGCAGAAGGCGCTGAAGCTCCGGCTCAGTAG